A section of the Dehalobacter sp. DCM genome encodes:
- a CDS encoding B12-binding domain-containing radical SAM protein, with translation MKRILICNMNPASEGFFVPLIHGMLKSFCDQYEELRQNLVWMDPVMLPLALSDLDAQYDLRSVDVLGLSCYQWNYAYQYELAARVKTVNPSCTVVAGGPQVEWRDPDYFTRHPFIDFAVPAEGEAPFRDILCALLQDFKELDGIQGTLVNPALGRYPYRVAVSLNLETKPSPWLSMKDFWRRYFKKNAYYHLAAAIETSRGCPYTCAYCDWGSKTNLWMRKVPDEVAKAEIAFILGELKPWFMFWTDSNLGIFKRDKQLANLFAETKKTSGFPKWLYYNNNKNSWQINRDIAVAFRQAGLLTKYVLSLQHLDKEVLAAIGRKNLPDDQLKELVKELYRIDYPIFTQLITGCPGDTFAKWLECFAKLMEMGVHAEYRAYPFSLLPNSRAGSPEYLEEWGIRWIERPDFVAYYFLKDSSLNWALSSSRYVVETSSYNREEYKKMWLLCWMIQALHDHGITRLIAIALHHGGRMSYRDFYRLLYGWFYETETMRFFSQRVIDHIETWLTAPKASLLKYNEALDGMTEPEEDLVLHILEHVDLFFLELGKVLQDICPPDLLAYQRDILFKQDFSPDTDCELELPRRWTEYFERFEKDSFTALGWPEEDDLRIRCQIDLSVLSFPVPVWYKSTDGKRRVKAYYDQIVQHNVPGRRRTIFKITRLVLREQG, from the coding sequence ATGAAGAGAATACTGATCTGCAATATGAATCCGGCCAGCGAAGGTTTTTTTGTACCGCTGATCCACGGCATGTTGAAAAGCTTCTGTGACCAATATGAAGAGCTGCGTCAGAATCTTGTCTGGATGGATCCGGTAATGCTTCCCCTTGCACTCTCTGATCTTGACGCCCAATATGATCTTCGCTCCGTTGATGTGCTTGGTCTGAGTTGCTATCAATGGAATTATGCCTACCAGTATGAGCTGGCTGCCAGGGTTAAAACAGTTAATCCTTCCTGTACGGTAGTCGCCGGCGGGCCGCAGGTGGAATGGCGCGACCCCGACTATTTTACAAGGCACCCGTTTATTGATTTTGCCGTACCTGCCGAAGGAGAAGCGCCTTTTCGGGATATCCTTTGTGCTCTACTGCAGGACTTCAAGGAGCTGGACGGTATTCAAGGCACCTTGGTCAATCCGGCGCTGGGCCGGTATCCCTATCGGGTGGCGGTGTCTCTGAATCTGGAAACAAAACCCAGTCCGTGGCTGTCCATGAAAGACTTCTGGCGCCGTTATTTCAAAAAAAATGCCTACTATCATCTTGCGGCGGCGATTGAAACGTCCCGGGGCTGCCCGTATACCTGCGCCTACTGTGACTGGGGCAGCAAGACCAACCTGTGGATGCGCAAGGTCCCGGATGAGGTCGCCAAGGCGGAAATAGCCTTCATTTTGGGTGAGTTGAAACCGTGGTTTATGTTTTGGACTGATTCCAATCTGGGAATTTTTAAGCGTGATAAGCAACTGGCCAATTTATTTGCCGAGACAAAAAAAACCAGCGGTTTTCCAAAGTGGCTTTATTACAACAACAATAAGAACAGCTGGCAGATAAATCGGGATATTGCTGTGGCCTTTCGTCAGGCAGGTCTCCTGACAAAATATGTTCTCTCCCTGCAGCATCTGGACAAGGAAGTGCTGGCGGCAATCGGACGCAAGAATCTGCCTGATGATCAGCTGAAAGAGCTCGTCAAGGAACTCTACCGCATCGATTATCCGATTTTTACCCAGCTCATCACCGGCTGTCCCGGGGATACCTTTGCGAAATGGCTGGAGTGTTTTGCCAAGCTGATGGAGATGGGAGTTCACGCCGAGTATCGGGCATATCCCTTCAGCCTGCTGCCCAATTCCCGGGCAGGAAGTCCGGAATACCTGGAGGAATGGGGGATTAGGTGGATTGAACGCCCGGATTTTGTCGCCTATTATTTCTTAAAGGACAGTTCGCTTAATTGGGCGCTTTCCTCTAGCCGCTATGTGGTGGAGACTTCTTCCTATAACCGGGAGGAATATAAAAAAATGTGGCTGTTGTGCTGGATGATTCAAGCACTGCATGATCATGGGATTACCCGGCTCATCGCCATTGCGCTGCATCATGGGGGGCGGATGAGTTACCGGGATTTCTACCGGCTGCTCTACGGCTGGTTTTATGAAACAGAAACCATGCGCTTCTTCTCCCAACGTGTTATTGACCATATCGAGACCTGGCTGACAGCCCCGAAGGCCTCTTTACTTAAGTACAATGAAGCGTTGGACGGCATGACTGAGCCCGAGGAGGACTTGGTGCTTCACATCCTGGAGCACGTAGATTTGTTTTTTCTTGAATTGGGGAAGGTGCTGCAAGATATCTGTCCGCCCGATTTGTTGGCTTATCAGCGGGATATCCTCTTCAAACAGGATTTTTCTCCGGATACGGACTGTGAACTGGAGCTGCCCCGCCGCTGGACGGAGTATTTTGAGCGCTTTGAGAAAGACTCTTTTACTGCTCTGGGCTGGCCTGAAGAAGACGATCTAAGGATTCGCTGCCAGATAGATCTCTCTGTTTTGTCTTTCCCGGTCCCGGTTTGGTACAAGTCAACGGACGGCAAGCGCCGTGTTAAAGCATATTATGACCAGATCGTTCAGCATAACGTACCGGGACGCCGGAGAACGATCTTTAAGATAACAAGGCTTGTTCTCAGAGAACAAGGCTAA
- a CDS encoding respiratory chain complex I subunit 1 family protein yields MSELSTWITVNGLSTWIAVILYIVLAPVLGGLIAGIDRIISARMQGRVGPPLLQPFYDVFKLRNKQNMVVNKHQKFYILCFLIFVIITGSIFFAGGDLLLAIFALTLASIFLIIAAYSTNSPYAYIGAEREMLQMMAYEPMVILSVVGMYMVTKSFNSLDIALYDQPLLFSLPGIFLGFLFILTIKFRKSPFDISMSHHAHQEIVRGVITEFSGSELAMVEIAHWYENVFLLGMVCLFFASSPVIGIVLALVVYFLEIFIDNNSSRLKWQFTLGSAWIVALVLGVGNIAYLAFR; encoded by the coding sequence ATGAGTGAATTGAGTACCTGGATTACTGTCAATGGGTTGAGTACCTGGATTGCAGTCATTCTCTATATTGTGCTTGCCCCGGTTCTGGGAGGGTTGATTGCCGGAATTGACCGCATTATCAGCGCCAGAATGCAGGGGAGGGTCGGACCCCCACTGCTTCAGCCTTTTTATGATGTATTCAAGTTAAGAAATAAACAAAACATGGTTGTCAATAAACACCAAAAATTCTACATTTTATGCTTCTTAATCTTTGTCATCATTACGGGGTCTATATTCTTTGCAGGCGGAGACCTGCTCCTGGCGATCTTTGCCTTGACTCTGGCCAGCATCTTCCTGATCATCGCCGCCTATTCCACCAATTCTCCGTATGCCTATATCGGTGCGGAACGGGAAATGCTGCAAATGATGGCGTATGAGCCGATGGTGATTCTGAGTGTCGTCGGGATGTATATGGTTACGAAGAGCTTTAACTCTCTGGATATTGCACTTTATGATCAACCGCTGCTTTTCAGCCTGCCGGGAATTTTTCTAGGATTTCTATTTATATTGACGATCAAATTCAGAAAATCGCCTTTTGATATTTCCATGTCGCATCACGCGCATCAGGAAATCGTCCGCGGTGTGATTACGGAGTTTTCGGGAAGTGAACTGGCTATGGTGGAAATCGCGCATTGGTATGAAAATGTGTTTTTGCTCGGAATGGTCTGTCTGTTCTTTGCTTCCAGCCCGGTAATAGGCATCGTCTTGGCGTTGGTAGTATACTTTCTGGAAATCTTCATTGATAACAACAGTTCCCGCCTAAAGTGGCAGTTCACTCTGGGAAGTGCCTGGATTGTTGCTTTAGTCCTGGGAGTGGGTAATATTGCTTATCTGGCGTTCAGATAG
- a CDS encoding class I adenylate-forming enzyme family protein — MLMKQRKNRLEDALPKFSDYLRKWAKERPEHTAFIYRDSAITYHEFMKKSETMAKYLLKIGVGHGDRLAYIMTGRPEFFVFYMAASMVGAIVVGLSTRNPVQEMLYILENAQPSHILCLDSLGEDRYQERLAKVFAQYPFYGQIWLVEGCRELPQAHSFEDIMSQNYDDFADALAEREKQVGSDDGLIIVYTSGSTGRSKGALLTHRNVISSALVQLQEFGAPTGCTPADIFQHQVPVNHVSGAIEWGATPIIGGCTQVLTDGFKAKEVLENTEKYKATILAGVPTMWTMMFNLPDFMEYDLSSVRFCLVSGAMVSKKIVQGMKEISPYCCNGLGMTETSGFMTYSDVGASAENICQTVGKCAPEFEMKIVDKDGQPLADGLPGEILYRGPTVMKEYYHEPELTAAAIDKDGWLYSGDIGFIDQNGDLRLLGRTKDMYICGGYNVYPAEVEEQIARYPGVSLVAVLPVSHEIMGEVGCAYIVPKPGYSLDGKGIREYLKDLLADYKIPRKYEFRECLPLTPLGKIDKKNIIR; from the coding sequence ATGTTGATGAAACAGAGGAAGAATCGTCTGGAGGACGCATTGCCAAAATTCTCAGATTATCTCAGAAAATGGGCGAAAGAAAGGCCTGAACATACGGCGTTCATTTACAGAGATTCCGCAATAACCTATCACGAATTCATGAAAAAATCAGAGACGATGGCTAAATATCTCCTGAAAATTGGCGTTGGCCATGGGGATAGGCTGGCTTACATCATGACGGGGCGGCCGGAATTTTTTGTTTTTTACATGGCAGCGTCTATGGTGGGAGCGATTGTTGTGGGGTTAAGCACCCGCAATCCCGTCCAGGAAATGCTATATATTTTGGAAAATGCGCAGCCGAGTCATATTTTATGTCTGGATTCATTAGGAGAGGATAGATATCAGGAAAGGTTAGCCAAAGTTTTCGCACAATATCCCTTTTACGGCCAGATTTGGCTTGTGGAGGGATGTCGGGAATTACCGCAAGCGCATTCGTTTGAAGACATTATGAGTCAAAACTATGATGATTTTGCAGACGCTTTGGCTGAGAGGGAAAAGCAGGTTGGGTCTGACGACGGGCTCATTATCGTCTATACATCCGGCAGCACCGGCCGCTCGAAGGGGGCGCTGCTCACCCATCGTAATGTGATCAGTTCAGCATTGGTTCAGCTCCAGGAATTTGGAGCGCCTACGGGCTGTACACCGGCGGATATTTTCCAGCATCAGGTTCCGGTGAATCATGTCAGCGGGGCAATAGAATGGGGAGCAACCCCCATCATCGGAGGCTGTACTCAGGTGTTGACCGACGGATTCAAGGCGAAAGAGGTTCTGGAAAATACAGAAAAATATAAGGCTACCATCTTGGCTGGAGTACCTACGATGTGGACGATGATGTTTAACCTACCTGACTTTATGGAGTATGACCTTTCTTCCGTCCGTTTCTGCTTGGTTTCAGGGGCGATGGTTTCCAAAAAAATTGTTCAGGGAATGAAAGAGATTTCTCCTTATTGTTGTAACGGTTTGGGAATGACCGAAACATCCGGTTTTATGACGTATTCGGATGTGGGAGCAAGTGCTGAGAATATATGTCAGACTGTAGGCAAATGTGCCCCGGAATTTGAGATGAAGATTGTCGATAAAGACGGTCAACCGCTTGCTGACGGTCTTCCGGGCGAGATTCTCTATAGAGGACCGACCGTGATGAAAGAATATTATCATGAACCTGAGCTGACGGCAGCAGCCATTGATAAGGATGGCTGGCTTTACTCGGGGGATATTGGCTTTATTGATCAGAACGGGGATTTGCGTCTGTTGGGGCGGACCAAGGATATGTACATCTGCGGAGGCTATAATGTCTATCCTGCTGAGGTGGAAGAACAAATTGCGCGATACCCGGGAGTATCCCTGGTGGCCGTGCTTCCGGTTTCTCATGAAATCATGGGAGAGGTCGGGTGTGCTTATATTGTACCCAAGCCGGGATATTCACTGGATGGGAAGGGCATTAGGGAGTATTTGAAAGACTTGCTCGCTGATTATAAAATCCCCAGAAAATATGAATTCAGGGAGTGTCTGCCGCTTACTCCTCTTGGGAAGATTGACAAAAAGAATATTATCCGGTAA
- a CDS encoding hydrogenase large subunit codes for MGERTIIPFGPQHPVLPEPLHLDLIMEDEKVVGAVPSIGFVHRGLEKLVEKRDFHEMMYVIERICGICSFIHGQGYCQTIEAIMGVEIPDRAKYLRTIWAELSRVHSHLLWLGLMADAFGFESLFMHCWRVREKILDIFEETTGGRVIFSVCKVGGVWKDINNATLTRIVSTLHVVEKETKELAKVFIKDYTVQKRTRGVGVLTYKEAFDLGAVGPTLRGSGVRQDLRQLGYAAYGELDFEPVVEIDGDCYARTVVRVREVFQSFDLIYQAVGKIPDGDIEVKVKGNPNGEYLSRLEQPRGQVIYYGKANGTKYLDRFRVRTPTFANIAPLLKMLPGADLADVPILALTIDPCISCTER; via the coding sequence ATGGGCGAACGTACAATTATACCTTTTGGTCCCCAGCATCCGGTACTGCCTGAACCGCTGCATCTGGACCTGATCATGGAAGATGAGAAAGTCGTTGGGGCAGTCCCTTCGATTGGTTTTGTGCATAGGGGTTTAGAGAAACTGGTCGAAAAAAGAGATTTTCATGAAATGATGTATGTTATAGAGCGGATTTGCGGGATATGCAGTTTTATCCATGGACAAGGATATTGCCAGACTATTGAGGCGATAATGGGAGTGGAAATCCCGGACCGCGCAAAATACCTGCGAACCATTTGGGCAGAACTTTCCCGTGTTCACAGTCATCTTCTCTGGCTGGGACTAATGGCAGATGCCTTTGGTTTTGAAAGTCTTTTCATGCATTGCTGGCGGGTGAGGGAGAAAATACTCGATATATTTGAAGAGACGACAGGTGGTCGCGTAATCTTCAGTGTCTGCAAAGTGGGGGGCGTCTGGAAAGATATTAATAATGCCACTTTGACAAGAATCGTCAGTACGCTGCACGTTGTAGAAAAGGAAACCAAAGAATTGGCTAAGGTTTTTATCAAAGATTACACGGTGCAAAAACGTACGCGAGGTGTAGGCGTTCTTACTTACAAGGAAGCGTTTGATTTAGGTGCTGTCGGACCGACCTTAAGGGGCAGCGGTGTTCGGCAGGATTTGCGTCAATTGGGTTATGCCGCATACGGTGAATTGGATTTCGAGCCTGTCGTGGAGATAGACGGCGATTGCTACGCCCGTACAGTGGTCCGTGTCCGGGAAGTATTTCAATCTTTTGATTTGATTTATCAGGCTGTAGGAAAGATTCCCGACGGTGATATTGAGGTCAAAGTAAAAGGAAACCCTAACGGCGAATATCTGTCCAGGCTCGAACAGCCAAGGGGTCAGGTTATTTACTACGGCAAAGCAAACGGAACCAAGTATTTGGATAGATTTCGGGTCCGGACACCGACCTTTGCTAATATTGCACCTTTACTAAAGATGCTTCCTGGTGCCGACCTAGCAGATGTTCCCATTCTGGCG
- a CDS encoding NADH-quinone oxidoreductase subunit 5 family protein produces the protein MNTVQFLVLFPVIVAILLLVIRQQTFRKLLVAASTVILTGASIYLIVQYFNSGAVYFAFGSHLLDLGIFILEVVLAVVIALLSLKHRQYLAVLLMLIGAALTVWFELTYGNQIHTTYNLFVDNLSLIMALIIGIIGSLIALFAVGYMKDYHHHHENIKNRSSFFFFIVYVFLGAMYGLVFANNLMWLYFFWEITTFCSFFLIGYSKDETAIKNAFKALKMNLLGGVGFSGAIILLFTQAHTVELNQLSGLASTVVLLPVALLAFAGLTKSAQMPFSSWLLGAMVAPTPVSALLHSSTMVKAGVYLIIRLSPVFAFVDGGSMVGLFVALVGAVTFLLTSCMAISQVDAKRVLAYSTIANLGLIVVCAGIGTYELVWAAIMLVIFHAIAKSLLFLSVGTVEHHLGGRVIELMDGLITKMPKVAIGMVIGIAGMFLAPFGMLISKWAAIEGLVAANPILTVFVAFGSAATLFFWTKWLGKLIMIKEKPADFTAKVPGTEAFTLGSLAILTVAICLLFPLISKYSLEPFIASVYGQTYLLSQSNVAILLMMMVLVLVLPLRLLTYRGLNYKPQYLAGTNVKEKEKFYGSLGVTQEVSMKSLYLNTIFGEAKLFPLGVAACIILIVVMIGVVML, from the coding sequence ATGAACACTGTGCAATTTCTTGTGTTATTTCCGGTAATTGTAGCGATTCTCTTGTTGGTTATACGGCAACAGACCTTCAGAAAACTGCTGGTAGCGGCCTCAACCGTTATCTTAACGGGCGCTTCCATCTACCTGATTGTTCAATATTTTAATAGCGGCGCTGTTTACTTTGCGTTCGGAAGCCATTTATTGGACTTGGGTATTTTCATATTGGAAGTTGTTCTGGCCGTCGTGATCGCGCTTCTCTCCCTGAAGCACAGGCAATACCTGGCTGTGTTGCTGATGCTGATTGGCGCCGCATTGACCGTCTGGTTTGAACTGACTTACGGCAATCAAATTCACACCACCTATAACTTATTTGTTGATAATCTTTCACTGATTATGGCACTGATCATCGGAATTATCGGCAGTCTGATCGCCTTATTCGCCGTAGGCTATATGAAAGATTATCATCACCATCATGAAAATATCAAAAACAGAAGTTCGTTTTTCTTTTTTATTGTGTATGTTTTCCTCGGAGCTATGTATGGTTTGGTTTTTGCCAATAATCTGATGTGGCTCTATTTCTTCTGGGAAATCACAACGTTTTGTTCTTTTTTCCTGATTGGCTACAGCAAAGATGAAACAGCCATAAAGAATGCTTTTAAAGCGTTGAAAATGAATCTTTTGGGCGGGGTAGGCTTTTCCGGCGCGATCATTTTGCTGTTTACGCAGGCGCATACCGTTGAATTAAATCAACTTTCCGGTTTGGCCTCAACCGTTGTCTTATTGCCGGTAGCGCTGTTGGCCTTCGCCGGCCTTACCAAATCAGCCCAAATGCCGTTTTCTTCCTGGCTCCTAGGCGCCATGGTTGCTCCGACGCCGGTGTCGGCCTTGCTGCATTCCAGTACCATGGTGAAAGCCGGTGTCTATCTGATCATCAGACTGTCTCCCGTCTTCGCTTTTGTGGATGGCGGTTCAATGGTAGGTCTGTTTGTAGCTCTGGTCGGAGCAGTGACCTTCCTCCTGACGTCGTGTATGGCCATATCCCAGGTGGATGCGAAGCGCGTTTTGGCGTATTCGACCATCGCCAATTTAGGGTTAATTGTTGTTTGTGCCGGGATCGGAACGTATGAACTTGTTTGGGCTGCAATTATGCTTGTTATTTTCCATGCCATCGCCAAATCACTGCTTTTCTTGTCTGTGGGTACGGTCGAGCATCATCTCGGTGGCCGCGTTATCGAATTAATGGATGGTCTGATTACCAAGATGCCAAAAGTTGCAATTGGGATGGTGATCGGCATTGCGGGAATGTTCCTGGCGCCTTTTGGTATGCTGATCAGCAAATGGGCAGCCATTGAAGGGCTCGTTGCAGCCAATCCGATCTTGACAGTTTTTGTCGCTTTTGGCAGTGCAGCAACACTTTTCTTCTGGACCAAATGGCTGGGCAAACTGATTATGATTAAAGAAAAACCCGCAGATTTTACAGCCAAAGTCCCTGGGACGGAAGCCTTTACTTTAGGGTCCTTGGCTATCCTGACGGTTGCTATCTGCCTGTTGTTTCCACTCATCTCCAAATATTCCCTGGAACCTTTTATTGCTTCTGTTTACGGTCAAACCTACCTGCTCAGCCAAAGCAATGTTGCTATTCTTCTCATGATGATGGTCCTTGTACTTGTGCTGCCGCTGCGATTGCTGACCTATCGGGGCTTGAATTATAAACCGCAATATTTAGCAGGAACGAACGTAAAAGAAAAAGAAAAATTTTATGGCTCACTGGGCGTAACCCAGGAAGTGAGCATGAAGAGCTTATATTTGAACACTATTTTTGGAGAAGCTAAACTCTTTCCTCTCGGTGTTGCTGCCTGCATTATTTTGATTGTCGTCATGATTGGAGTGGTAATGTTATGA
- a CDS encoding NADH-quinone oxidoreductase subunit B family protein, with translation MSYLPKSPWLVHYDASSCNGCDIEVLACLTPLYDVERFGVLNIGNPKHADIFVVTGSVNEQNKSVIQNIYDQMADPKVVVAVGACAASGGIFRECYNVSGGIDKIIPVDVYVPGCAARPEAIIDGVVQALDVLEKKYQQMRKVGS, from the coding sequence ATGTCTTATTTGCCTAAGTCTCCTTGGCTGGTGCATTACGATGCGTCCAGCTGTAACGGCTGCGATATTGAAGTACTGGCGTGTTTGACACCGCTTTATGATGTAGAACGATTTGGTGTCTTGAATATTGGCAATCCCAAACATGCCGACATCTTTGTGGTAACCGGTTCTGTTAATGAACAGAATAAATCCGTGATTCAAAACATCTACGACCAAATGGCAGACCCTAAAGTCGTCGTAGCCGTCGGTGCCTGTGCCGCTTCGGGAGGAATATTCCGGGAATGTTACAATGTTTCCGGCGGGATTGATAAAATAATCCCTGTCGATGTCTATGTTCCCGGATGCGCGGCCCGGCCTGAAGCGATTATTGACGGGGTTGTCCAGGCATTAGACGTTCTAGAAAAAAAATATCAACAGATGAGGAAGGTGGGGAGTTAA
- a CDS encoding NADH-quinone oxidoreductase subunit C translates to MAEYTYFPALPADIVDQAAGYARKGYRLIQIHCTNTPQEMFIIYTFEKEDLTCESLRMEVQVGDTVPSISGDFFGAFLYENEIHDLYGVNFSGMAVDFKGTFYETAVKQAFSMTNTENNI, encoded by the coding sequence ATGGCTGAATATACGTATTTTCCAGCGTTACCGGCGGATATTGTCGACCAGGCTGCCGGGTATGCCAGAAAGGGGTACCGCCTGATTCAGATTCATTGTACCAATACACCGCAGGAAATGTTTATTATTTACACCTTTGAAAAAGAAGATTTAACCTGTGAGAGCCTAAGAATGGAGGTTCAGGTGGGGGATACCGTTCCCAGTATCAGCGGTGATTTCTTTGGCGCATTTCTCTATGAGAATGAAATACATGACCTTTACGGCGTAAATTTCAGTGGAATGGCTGTGGACTTCAAAGGAACTTTCTATGAAACAGCTGTTAAACAGGCTTTTAGCATGACAAATACGGAAAACAACATTTAG
- the arsM gene encoding arsenite methyltransferase encodes MNEQEIHQLVSERYGAHAKGDAPAKTGNLLDMEGRTQAKAIGYTEEDLAGVPEGADLCLGCGAPLFFLSLKEGDTVLDLGSGGGIDCFVAARRVGKSGKVIGIDLTPEMVKKARKNAGEGGYTNVEFILGEVENLPLADKSVDAIISNCVLNLVPDKAKAYAEAVRVLRLGGSICLSDIVTVGRTSRKLRSLPKAYAACLSGAIPKQEYLSLMEQAGFTDITVAQEKKWPFFNNFASIQVTACLK; translated from the coding sequence ATGAACGAACAAGAGATACATCAATTAGTAAGCGAACGCTACGGAGCCCACGCTAAAGGTGATGCCCCGGCTAAAACCGGGAACCTGCTGGACATGGAGGGGCGTACCCAAGCGAAAGCCATTGGCTATACGGAGGAGGACCTGGCCGGAGTTCCGGAAGGCGCGGATCTGTGTCTGGGGTGCGGCGCCCCCTTGTTTTTTTTGTCACTGAAAGAGGGAGATACCGTGCTTGATTTGGGCAGTGGCGGCGGCATTGATTGTTTTGTCGCAGCCAGGAGGGTTGGGAAAAGCGGCAAGGTTATTGGGATTGACCTGACGCCAGAGATGGTGAAGAAAGCCCGTAAGAACGCAGGAGAAGGCGGTTATACCAATGTGGAGTTTATCCTGGGCGAGGTGGAAAATCTGCCTTTAGCGGATAAAAGCGTCGACGCCATTATATCCAATTGCGTCCTCAATCTGGTTCCGGATAAAGCAAAAGCATACGCCGAAGCGGTCCGGGTACTTCGTTTGGGCGGAAGCATCTGTCTGTCCGACATCGTAACAGTGGGCAGAACCTCCCGCAAGCTGCGTTCTTTGCCCAAAGCATATGCCGCCTGCTTGTCCGGAGCCATTCCCAAACAGGAATATCTCTCTTTGATGGAGCAGGCTGGTTTTACGGATATTACGGTGGCGCAGGAGAAGAAATGGCCTTTCTTCAATAATTTCGCCTCGATTCAGGTGACAGCATGCTTAAAATAG
- a CDS encoding helix-turn-helix transcriptional regulator — MNCQFQQTGQCDILHCENPCGRSMELSSDYFLIFNNDLRLTDINSACIKTLKDHSVYKNKLLGKDIFFYIPELKEPMTYDRMINFSAPVEIFRCDEYLVKSPVNKDSIFVNLRIKRFETHTVLVGTDITNLVEIKEIYDNQEKKLNQLTEDYNNLKVTLDVLLNKINEKSEEVQKFYYLNMEEMVFPLLDLLKCSHLTERQLKTMNVLESNLKSIMKPICTWLETDNCNLTHREIQIAEFIRMGKTTKEISDILCLSCKTIDFHRSNIRKKLNIKNTSNNLRSSLLTK; from the coding sequence ATGAATTGCCAATTTCAGCAAACCGGACAATGTGATATCCTGCATTGTGAGAACCCTTGCGGACGCAGTATGGAGTTATCCAGCGACTATTTTTTAATTTTTAACAATGACCTTCGCTTAACAGATATCAACAGTGCCTGTATCAAAACTCTTAAGGATCATTCTGTTTATAAAAACAAGCTGCTTGGAAAAGACATTTTTTTTTATATCCCGGAATTAAAAGAACCAATGACATATGACCGCATGATAAATTTTTCTGCACCCGTTGAAATTTTCAGATGTGATGAATATTTAGTTAAGTCTCCCGTCAATAAGGATTCCATTTTTGTCAACTTAAGAATTAAACGCTTTGAAACTCATACGGTTCTTGTGGGAACGGATATCACTAATCTTGTGGAAATCAAGGAAATTTATGATAATCAAGAGAAAAAATTGAATCAGCTGACTGAAGATTATAATAATCTAAAAGTAACACTGGACGTGCTTTTAAACAAAATAAATGAAAAATCGGAGGAGGTCCAAAAATTTTATTACCTCAACATGGAAGAAATGGTCTTCCCCTTATTAGATTTACTAAAATGCAGTCACCTCACTGAACGTCAGCTCAAGACAATGAATGTTTTGGAATCGAATCTAAAATCAATTATGAAACCTATTTGTACGTGGCTAGAAACCGATAACTGTAATCTGACTCATAGAGAAATTCAAATTGCCGAATTTATACGAATGGGAAAAACAACCAAGGAGATTTCCGATATTCTCTGTTTATCCTGTAAAACCATCGATTTCCATCGATCGAATATCCGAAAGAAGCTCAATATTAAAAATACCTCTAATAATTTAAGGTCCTCACTCTTAACAAAATAA